In the genome of Raphanus sativus cultivar WK10039 chromosome 4, ASM80110v3, whole genome shotgun sequence, one region contains:
- the LOC108828956 gene encoding serine/threonine-protein kinase RIPK translates to MAVKKKLSWRSLMVACFLDPENICSSKKAKKNDGDGVITKQKSFLGLSILDISDPSSTTLSEDLSISLAGSDLHVFTQAELKVITQSFSSSNFLGEGGFGPVHKGFIDDKLRPGLKAQPVAVKLLDLEGLQGHREWLTEVIFLGKLKHPNLVKLIGYCCEEEHRLLVYEFMPRGSLESQLFRRCTISLPWLTRMKIAHGAAKGLQFLHEAEKPVIYRDFKASNILLDSDYTAKLSDFGLAKDGPEGDETHVSTRVMGTQGYAAPEYIMTGHLTAKSDVYSFGVVLLELLTGRRSVDKKRSSREQNLVDWARPMLNDPRKLGRIMDPRLEDQYSETGVRKAAALAYQCLSYRPNRRPSISTVVSVLQDIKDYGEDIPIGTFTYTVSSSPTKPSLEAKETSVQISDKPRNVYKSDQHHHKNRSPVHTARNHRLTLRHGLNSPMRNEAGGERY, encoded by the exons atggCCGTAAAGAAGAAACTATCCTGGAGATCACTAATGGTTGCATGTTTCTTGGATCCAGAAAACATATGTTCATCAAAAAAGGCAAAGAAAAATGATGGTGATGGTGTAATAACAAAACAGAAATCATTTCTTGGGTTGTCGATCTTAGACATAAGTGATCCAAGTTCCACAACCTTGTCTGAAGATCTTTCAATCTCTCTCGCCGGTTCGGATCTCCACGTTTTCACACAGGCAGAGCTCAAAGTCATCACACAAAGCTTCTCTTCAAGCAACTTCCTGGGCGAAGGAGGGTTCGGTCCGGTTCACAAAGGGTTCATCGACGACAAGTTACGGCCTGGTCTTAAAGCTCAGCCTGTCGCTGTTAAACTTCTCGATCTAGAAGGCCTTCAAGGTCACCGTGAATGGCTG acGGAGGTTATATTTCTAGGGAAGTTAAAACACCCAAATCTGGTGAAGCTGATCGGGTATTGCTGCGAGGAAGAACATAGACTCCTTGTCTATGAGTTCATGCCTCGTGGGAGTTTAGAGTCTCAACTATTCAGAA GGTGTACTATATCGCTGCCTTGGCTAACCAGGATGAAGATCGCTCACGGAGCTGCAAAAGGTTTGCAGTTTCTTCATGAAGCAGAAAAGCCTGTCATCTATCGCGATTTCAAGGCCTCCAATATCTTGTTAGATTCT GATTACACAGCAAAGCTCTCTGATTTCGGGCTAGCAAAAGACGGACCAGAAGGTGACGAAACGCACGTGTCTACACGTGTGATGGGCACGCAGGGGTACGCCGCGCCAGAGTATATAATGACAGGCCATCTAACAGCAAAGAGTGACGTGTACAGCTTTGGAGTTGTGTTACTTGAGTTGTTGACAGGTAGGAGGTCGGTAGACAAAAAAAGATCGTCAAGGGAACAAAACCTCGTTGATTGGGCTCGTCCAATGCTCAACGACCCACGAAAACTCGGGAGAATAATGGACCCGAGGCTCGAAGATCAGTACTCAGAGACGGGTGTAAGAAAGGCAGCGGCTTTGGCTTACCAATGCCTAAGCTACCGACCAAACAGAAGGCCATCCATCAGCACCGTTGTTTCAGTTCTCCAAGACATTAAAGATTACGGCGAAGATATACCCATTGGGACGTTCACTTACACGGTCTCTTCCTCGCCTACCAAGCCAAGCCTTGAAGCTAAAGAGACAAGTGTTCAAATTTCGGACAAGCCTCGCAACGTTTATAAGAGTGATCAACATCATCATAAGAACCGGTCTCCGGTGCATACAGCACGAAACCACCGGTTAACTCTGAGACACGGATTGAATTCACCGATGCGTAATGAGGCCGGAGGGGAACGGTActga
- the LOC130511248 gene encoding uncharacterized protein LOC130511248 encodes MHLRGSGLLETIDNTKTVSDEKKAKAMIFLRHHIHDGLKDEYITKEDPGDLWQSLKERFDHQEYVILPKAKHEWIHLRFQDYKSVSEFNSAMFGITSRTMLCGEKISDYDMIEKTLSTFHPENVVLQQQYRVNGFKRYSELMQILLVAEQNNQLVLLNHQARPTGSAPFPEVNVASSSYDNWRGRGRGRGRGQNHGRGRGRGRRFRPYDERNKKDFHENERGRDDKRQTENICYRCGMKGHWVRTCRTPRHLADLYRESQKGKEKSGGETNFISDEPGPSFHGLNDDTHLDVSDFLVEPENIDV; translated from the coding sequence ATGCACCTAAGAGGTAGCGGGCTTTTGGAAACCATCGATAATACTAAAACGGTATCGGATGAGAAAAAGGCTAAAGCCATGATATTTTTACGACACCACATACATGATGGTTTAAAAGATGAATATATTACAAAAGAGGATCCAGGGGACCTCTGGCAATCTCTAAAAGAGAGGTTTGATCACCAGGAGTATGTGATCTTACCAAAAGCCAAACACGAGTGGATCCATCTCCGGTTCCAGGACTACAAAAGTGTAAGTGAGTTTAATTCCGCTATGTTCGGAATTACTTCAAGGACGATGTTATGTGGAGAGAAAATAAGTGATTATGATATGATCGAGAAAACTCTCTCCACGTTCCATCCTGAAAATGTAGTCCTGCAGCAACAGTACCGGGTGAATGGATTTAAGCGTTACTCGGAGTTGATGCAAATCCTCCTTGTAGCGGAACAAAATAATCAACTCGTGTTGTTAAACCATCAAGCTCGTCCCACTGGATCTGCTCCATTCCCCGAAGTGAATGTTGCATCGTCCAGTTATGATAATTGGAGAGGACGAGGACGTGGACGTGGTCGAGGTCAAAATCATGGTCGTgggagaggacgaggaagaagattcCGTCCCTAtgatgaaagaaataaaaaggacTTCCACGAGAATGAGAGGGGCCGGGATGATAAAAGACAAACAGAAAATATTTGCTACAGATGTGGCATGAAAGGTCATTGGGTACGTACTTGTCGTACGCCAAGACACTTAGCCGATCTGTATAGAGAATcccaaaaaggaaaagagaaaagtGGGGGTGAAACGAATTTCATCTCTGATGAACCCGGGCCATCCTTTCATGGTTTAAATGATGATACTCATCTCGACGTATCAGATTTTCTGGTTGAGCCAGAAAACATCGATGTGTGA